The Cervus elaphus chromosome 22, mCerEla1.1, whole genome shotgun sequence genome has a window encoding:
- the LOC122680017 gene encoding LOW QUALITY PROTEIN: olfactory receptor 6C70-like (The sequence of the model RefSeq protein was modified relative to this genomic sequence to represent the inferred CDS: inserted 2 bases in 2 codons), with translation MVDKERFLQKFILLGLTDDSQLHILIFLVLLLNYTLSMIGNLTIFALTLLDSHLKTPMYFCLPNFSFLEISFTSACIPRSLITTVNREKTISYTGCMAQLFFTYXLEVTEFCLLAAMSYDGYVAICKPLHCTSIMSSMIFHQLVLSSWATGFPVIFPPLILGLHLDFCDSNVIDHFICDISPILQLSCSDTYLLEMIAFLLAAIILVVTLLLVILSYSYIIKTILKFPSAQQKKKAFSTCSSHMIVLSITYGSCVFIYIKPSANEXKGVAVLNTSVAPLLNPFIYTLRNQQVKQAFRCI, from the exons ATGGTTGATAAAGAAAGATTTCTTCAGA AGTTTATCCTTCTGGGACTGACAGATGATTCCCAGTTACACATCCTAATTTTTTTGGTTCTGCTTCTAAATTATACGTTGAGCATGATCGGAAACTTAACCATCTTTGCCCTCACTCTGTTAGATTCCCATCTCAAGACCCCAATGTATTTCTGcctccctaatttctctttcctgGAAATTTCGTTCACAAGTGCTTGCATCCCCAGATCCCTAATCACCACTGTGAACAGAGAAAAGACGATTTCTTACACTGGTTGCATGGCTcagttattttttacat tcttGGAAGTTACAGAATTTTGCCTTCTGGCGGCTATGTCCTATGACGGCTATGTCGCCATCTGCAAGCCTTTGCATTGTACATCCATCATGAGCAGCATGATTTTTCATCAGCTGGTACTCAGTTCTTGGGCAACTGGCTTCCCGGTCATTTTCCCTCCACTGATTTTGGGTCTTCACCTGGATTTCTGTGATTCAAATGTCATTGATCATTTCATTTGTGATATTTCTCCTATCCTACAACTTTCTTGCTCAGACACATATTTACTAGAAATGATTGCATTTTTATTAGCTGCAATAATCCTTGTGGTCACACTGCTATTGGTAATTCTTTCTTACTCTTACATCATCAAGACAATTCTAAAATTCCCTTCAgctcaacaaaagaaaaaagccttttcTACCTGCTCTTCTCACATGATTGTTCTATCCATCACTTACGGTAGTTGTGTATTCATCTACATAAAGCCTTcagcaaatg gcaaaggaGTGGCTGTATTAAATACTTCAGTTGCCCCTTTGTTGAACCCATTCATTTATACTCTCAGGAACCAGCAAGTTAAACAAGCCTTCAGATGTATTTAG